A part of Pseudochaenichthys georgianus chromosome 23, fPseGeo1.2, whole genome shotgun sequence genomic DNA contains:
- the foxp2 gene encoding forkhead box protein P2 isoform X2 — MMSPQVITPQQMQQILQQQVLSPQQLQALLQQQQAVMLQQQHLQEFYKKQQEQLHLQLLQQQHPGKQAKEGLRNCLSGPAINNSVRQRGEQREGGAGAGVVHQQQQQQQLAAQQLVFQQQLLQMQQLQQQQHLLNMQRQGLLSLPGPAPGQAALPGQTLPPSAGLSPAELQQLWKDVTGGGGHAMEDNGIKHSNSGGGGNGGGGNGGGGNGGGGNGGGLDLSTNNSSSTTSSCNPAKASPPISHHSIANGQSPGLNHRRERERERERERESSLHEESGGTHPLYGHGVCKWPGCENICEDFGQFLKHLNSEHALDDRSTAQCRVQMQVVQQLEIQLSKERERLQAMMAHLHMRPSEPKSSPKPLNLVSSITMSKNLPSASPPNLPQTPTTPTAPITPMTGMPQVPSILGGANVPSMGAMRRRHSDKYSMPLSSGGETVFIFPEIAPNYEFYKNADVRPPFTYATLIRQAIMDSADMQLTLNEIYSWFTRTFAYFRRNAATWKNAVRHNLSLHKCFVRVENVKGAVWTVDEMEYQKRRSQKITGSPSLVKNLPCSLGYGSALNASLQAALAETSLPLLGTPGLMNSGSTGPMGGSCHGLLGGDPSMLMGGCQGLLGGSPPGLLGGSLPGMLGCSPPTLMQSAHEGLNGLYDHLDTNGHGSPGYSPPVHMQQIHVKEEPLNMDDEDCPMSLVTTANHSPELDDDRELEEGNLSEDLE, encoded by the exons CACGCCGCAACAGATGCAGCAGATCCTCCAGCAGCAGGTGCTCTCCCCCCAGCAGCTCCAGGCCCTGCTCCAACAGCAGCAGGCCGTCATGCTGCAGCAG CAACACCTGCAGGAGTTTTATAAGAAACAGCAGGAGCagcttcacctgcagctcctccagcagcagcaccccGGCAAGCAGGCGAAAGAG GGCTTACGCAATTGCCTGTCTGGCCCAGCGATAAACAACTCTGTGAGGCAGCGAGGGGAGCAGAGAGAGGGTGGAGCGGGGGCAGGCgttgtgcat cagcagcagcagcagcagcagctggccGCCCAGCAGCTCGTCTTCCAGCAGCAGCTCCTGCAGATGCAGcagctccagcagcagcagcacctgcTCAACATGCAGCGGCAGGGCCTGCTGTCGCTGCCCGGGCCCGCCCCCGGACAGGCCGCCCTGCCCGGACAAACCCTGCCCCCGTCAG CTGGCCTGAGCCCCGCTGAGCTGCAGCAGCTGTGGAAGGATGTGACCGGAGGCGGTGGTCACGCCATGGAGGACAACGGCATCAAACACAGCAACAGCGGCGGCGGCGGCAACGGCGGCGGCGGCAACGGCGGCGGCGGCAACGGAGGCGGCGGCAACGGGGGCGGGTTAGACCTCTCCACCAACAACTCTTCCTCGACTACCTCCTCCTGCAACCCCGCCAAAGCTTCGCCGCCCATCTCCCACCACTCCATCGCCAACGGACAGTCCCCCGGCCTCAACCACAGAAGAGAGAGGGAACGGGAACGGGAGCGGGAGCGGGAGAG TTCACTACATGAAGAAAGTGGAGGAACCCACCCCCTGTACGGCCACGGCGTGTGCAAGTGGCCCGGCTGTGAGAACATCTGCGAGGACTTCGGACAGTTTTTGAA GCACCTAAACAGTGAACACGCCCTGGATGACCGGAGCACGGCCCAGTGTAGAGTCCAGATGCAAGTCGTACAGCAGCTGGAAATACAA CTTTCTAAAGAACGTGAGCGTCTTCAGGCGATGATGGCCCACTTGCACATGCGGCCCTCGGAACCCAAGTCATCTCCCAAACCA CTCAACTTGGTGTCCAGCATCACCATGTCCAAGAACCTGCCCTCAGCATCGCCCCCCAACTTACCTCAGACGCCCACCACGCCCACAGCCCCCATCACCCCCATGACTGGCATGCCCCAGGTGCCCTCAATACTGGGAGGAGCCAACGTCCCCAGCATGGGAGCCATGCGCAGGCGCCACTCGGACAAATACTCCATGCCTCTGTCGTCAG GTGGTGAAACAGTATTTATTTTTCCGGAGATCGCCCCAAACTACGAGTTTTATAAGAACGCAGATGTCAGGCCGCCATTTACTTATGCAACCCTCATAAGACAG GCTATCATGGACTCTGCCGACATGCAGTTAACGCTTAATGAAATCTACAGCTGGTTCACACGCACGTTCGCCTACTTCAGACGCAACGCTGCGACTTGGAAG AACGCTGTGCGCCACAACCTCAGTCTGCACAAGTGCTTTGTGCGCGTGGAGAACGTGAAGGGGGCGGTGTGGACGGTGGACGAGATGGAGTACCAGAAACGCAGGTCGCAGAAGATCACAGG GAGCCCGTCACTTGTTAAGAACCTGCCCTGCAGTCTCGGCTATGGATCGGCGCTAAACGCCAGTTTACAG GCTGCCCTGGCAGAGACCTCCCTGCCCCTGCTGGGGACCCCCGGCCTCATGAACAGCGGCTCCACGGGCCCCATGGGAGGCAGCTGCCACGGCCTCCTCGGCGGAGACCCCTCCATGCTGATGGGCGGGTGTCAAGGACTTTTGGGCGGAAGCCCACCAGGACTTTTGGGCGGCAGCCTCCCAGGTATGCTGGGCTGCAGCCCCCCTACCCTGATGCAGTCCGCCCATGAGGGACTCAACGGGCTTTACGACCACCTGGACACCAACGGACACGGCAGCCCCGGATACTCCCCCCCAGTACACAT GCAACAGATTCACGTGAAGGAGGAGCCGCTCAACATGGACGACGAGGACTGTCCGATGTCACTGGTGACGACAGCCAATCACAGTCCAGAGCTGGACGACGACCGGGAGCTGGAGGAAGGGAACTTATCAGAAGACCTGGAGTGA